The following are encoded together in the Chanodichthys erythropterus isolate Z2021 chromosome 16, ASM2448905v1, whole genome shotgun sequence genome:
- the zmp:0000000521 gene encoding spindlin-W, producing the protein MSKKRGRKRSSGELSDSLTPDPNNLLGRRIQHSWREKGALTKWKGTVLDRLSVNSSLFMVKYDGFDCVYGIELFKDERVSNLQVLTEKVVNNKIKVPHDAEELVGKAVEHLFEKEDGEKNEWRGMVLSRAPIMTNWYYITYEKDPVLYMYQLWDDYKDGDLRILPEAENKHLLPADRKPGEETESLVGKQVEYVTDKGVKRTGLVIYQVPAKPSVYYIKYDDDFHIHVYDLVKTT; encoded by the exons ATGTCCAAGAAAAGGGGCAG GAAGCGCAGCAGCGGAGAGCTGAGCGACAGTCTCACCCCAGATCCAAACAACCTGCTGGGCCGACGGATCCAACACAGCTGGAGGGAGAAGGGCGCGCTGACCAAGTGGAAGGGCACCGTGCTGGACCGCCTCAGTGTCAACTCCTCCCTATTCATGGTCAAGTACGACGGCTTCGATTGTGTCTATGGCATCGAGCTCTTTAAAGATGAGAGGGTCTCTAACCTGCAAGTTCTCACCGAGAAAGTGG TGAACAACAAGATCAAGGTTCCTCATGACGCAGAGGAGCTGGTGGGAAAAGCCGTGGAGCATCTGTTTGAGAAGGAGGACGGTGAGAAGAACGAGTGGAGGGGGATGGTCCTGTCCCGAGCGCCCATCATGACCAACTGGTACTACATCACATATGAGAAAGACCCCGTGCTCTACATGTACCAGCTCTGGGACGACTACAAAGACGGAGACCTTCGGATTTTACCTGAAGCGG AGAATAAACACCTGCTGCCCGCAGACAGGAAGCCCGGCGAGGAAACAGAGAGCCTTGTGGGTAAGCAGGTGGAGTATGTGACGGATAAAGGAGTGAAGAGAACAGGCCTCGTCATCTATCAAGTTCCCGCCAAGCCGTCTGTCTACTACATCAAATACGATGACGATTTCCACATCCACGTGTACGACCTGGTCAAGACCACCTAA